A DNA window from Enterobacter asburiae contains the following coding sequences:
- a CDS encoding SIR2 family protein gives MANELFKAFKASELHDKNINFLIGSGASASYIPTLKINDDLTYEDLLTDNNYSDINNFIYYQYYKNILKKSFCFLPKADDTRSRKSRRKTLNAYIQLIDSIVHLINRKGANQIRRANIFTTNYDLFFENASDRLLRDSTNFIFNDGARGLKKRHLQISNFHTSTWHQGTNDLYKFEIPTINLIKMHGSVSWNKYSEERIEVNYPNHFPEDLEIDLDIPDIQTAVQLVEDFSFIETAKESLNLAEKDELALEEFRKEYNKLAIVNPTKAKFEETVFQQHYYQSLRLLSYELEKPQTVLICFGFSFKDEHIREIISRSLSNPSLIVYIFCYKNNDKTAIKELINNKKIVFIYPENDDENNVIDLERFIDCIFSLSGTDSMEGLTCSL, from the coding sequence ATGGCAAACGAACTATTTAAAGCATTCAAAGCATCAGAGTTACATGATAAGAACATTAATTTCCTTATCGGCTCAGGTGCTTCAGCTTCGTATATACCAACGCTAAAGATTAATGATGATTTAACTTACGAGGATCTACTTACAGATAATAACTACTCTGACATAAACAACTTCATTTACTATCAATATTATAAAAATATTTTAAAAAAGAGTTTCTGTTTCCTGCCAAAAGCTGATGATACCAGATCGCGTAAAAGTCGCAGAAAAACATTAAATGCGTACATACAATTAATAGATAGCATTGTGCATTTAATTAATAGGAAAGGGGCAAACCAGATACGCAGAGCCAACATTTTCACTACAAACTATGATTTATTTTTCGAAAATGCTTCAGATAGGTTGCTTCGTGATTCTACAAATTTTATTTTTAACGATGGTGCTAGAGGCCTTAAAAAACGTCACCTTCAAATCAGTAATTTTCATACATCAACTTGGCATCAAGGTACAAATGACCTTTATAAATTCGAGATCCCAACAATAAACCTCATTAAAATGCATGGTTCTGTTTCATGGAATAAATATAGCGAAGAAAGAATTGAAGTAAATTACCCCAATCATTTCCCAGAAGATTTAGAAATTGATTTAGATATTCCAGACATACAAACCGCTGTACAATTAGTAGAAGATTTTTCATTTATCGAAACCGCCAAAGAAAGTCTCAATCTTGCTGAGAAAGATGAATTAGCGTTAGAAGAATTCAGGAAAGAATACAATAAACTTGCTATCGTAAACCCAACTAAAGCAAAATTTGAAGAAACTGTTTTCCAACAGCATTATTACCAATCATTAAGACTCTTGAGTTATGAACTTGAGAAGCCTCAAACTGTTTTAATATGTTTTGGTTTTTCTTTCAAAGATGAGCACATTCGAGAAATTATTTCTCGTTCTTTGAGTAACCCCTCGTTAATAGTTTACATATTCTGCTATAAAAACAATGACAAGACCGCAATAAAAGAATTAATAAACAATAAAAAGATTGTTTTTATTTATCCAGAAAACGATGACGAAAATAATGTGATTGATCTAGAAAGATTCATAGATTGTATTTTTTCCCTTAGCGGAACCGACTCAATGGAGGGATTAACATGCAGTTTATAA
- a CDS encoding YceI family protein: MLRRLVIVLVLICPWAMAAPKSYIIDTNNTAIRLSWHAFGGILSWATFSGVTGAVTLNPENDVDDHIHVTIPVATLVASNKLLTWQLKSDMFFESERYPTIEFISSRVVAQGDGRFRVFGTLTVRNIARPVILEAVVKDPHAQALTLDATTAISRAAYGMDKFALVVDDRIAIAIAIQTNDVPSS; the protein is encoded by the coding sequence ATGCTTCGACGCCTGGTGATAGTGCTTGTTTTGATTTGTCCGTGGGCGATGGCTGCCCCGAAGAGCTACATAATTGACACCAATAACACCGCCATTCGGCTGTCGTGGCATGCCTTTGGCGGCATCCTCTCCTGGGCGACGTTCAGCGGCGTGACGGGCGCCGTGACGCTCAACCCGGAAAATGACGTCGACGACCATATTCACGTCACCATTCCCGTAGCGACTCTCGTAGCCTCAAACAAGCTGCTCACCTGGCAGCTGAAAAGCGATATGTTTTTTGAATCCGAGCGCTACCCGACTATCGAGTTCATCAGCTCTCGCGTGGTCGCCCAGGGCGACGGGCGGTTCAGGGTGTTCGGCACGTTGACCGTACGAAACATCGCCCGCCCGGTGATCCTGGAGGCCGTCGTGAAAGACCCACACGCGCAGGCACTCACGCTGGATGCCACGACGGCGATCTCGCGCGCGGCCTACGGGATGGATAAGTTTGCGCTGGTCGTGGACGATCGTATTGCCATCGCTATTGCGATTCAGACGAACGACGTGCCGTCATCCTGA
- the smpB gene encoding SsrA-binding protein SmpB: protein MTKKKAHKPGSATIALNKRARHEYFIEEEFEAGLALQGWEVKSLRAGKANIGDSYVILKDGEAFLFGANFTPLTVASSHYVCDPTRTRKLLLNKRELESLYGRINREGFTVVALSLYWKNAWCKVKVGVAKGKKQHDKRTDLKEREWQLDKARIMKNAGR, encoded by the coding sequence ATGACGAAGAAAAAAGCACATAAACCAGGCTCGGCGACCATTGCGCTCAACAAGCGTGCTCGCCACGAGTATTTCATTGAAGAAGAATTCGAAGCTGGCCTTGCGTTGCAGGGCTGGGAAGTAAAATCGCTGCGCGCCGGGAAAGCCAACATCGGCGATAGCTACGTGATCCTGAAAGATGGCGAAGCCTTCCTGTTCGGCGCGAACTTTACGCCGCTGACCGTCGCCTCCTCACACTACGTGTGTGACCCAACGCGCACGCGTAAATTGCTGCTGAACAAGCGTGAGCTGGAATCCCTCTACGGACGCATCAACCGTGAAGGTTTCACCGTGGTAGCCCTGTCGCTGTACTGGAAAAACGCCTGGTGTAAAGTGAAAGTTGGCGTCGCAAAAGGTAAAAAACAGCACGACAAACGTACTGACCTGAAAGAGCGCGAGTGGCAACTTGATAAAGCGCGCATCATGAAAAACGCAGGACGTTGA
- a CDS encoding tetratricopeptide repeat protein has product MNTISFRLIPVLIFSLLSPLALAMGNNSTESKTPDCPSGQVYDSATQKCVPDKSSSLSDQDKTNYAYHLAKKGEYQAALNLLDSLKNGNTAEAWNYRGFATRKLGRTDEGIGYYQRALAIAPDYAKAREYLGEAWMVKGRPDLAKEQLKVIAGICGQSCEEYRDLQAAINGHPES; this is encoded by the coding sequence ATGAACACGATCTCGTTTCGTTTGATCCCGGTGCTGATTTTTTCCCTGCTGTCCCCCCTGGCGCTGGCAATGGGCAATAATAGTACCGAGAGCAAAACGCCCGATTGTCCTTCCGGACAGGTGTATGACAGCGCCACCCAGAAATGCGTGCCGGACAAGAGCAGCAGCCTCAGCGACCAGGACAAAACCAACTATGCGTACCATCTCGCGAAGAAAGGCGAGTACCAGGCGGCGCTGAACCTGCTTGATTCGCTGAAAAATGGCAATACGGCTGAAGCGTGGAACTATCGCGGGTTCGCCACGCGCAAGCTTGGCCGCACGGACGAAGGGATTGGTTACTACCAGCGCGCGCTGGCTATCGCACCGGATTATGCCAAAGCCCGGGAATACCTCGGTGAAGCGTGGATGGTAAAAGGACGTCCTGACCTCGCGAAAGAACAGCTGAAGGTGATTGCCGGTATTTGTGGCCAGTCCTGCGAGGAGTACCGTGACCTGCAGGCCGCCATCAACGGGCATCCGGAATCCTGA
- a CDS encoding integrase domain-containing protein, with protein sequence MARITRPLTNDEILKTKPRDKDFTLHDGDGLFLLVKTSGKKLWRFRYQRPGSSSRTNLSLGSYPALTLAAARQIRDQHLTTLAHGTDPQQQEEQVSEQRQIELDSIFSTVAANWFQLKSKSVTEDYAKDIWRSLDKDVFPAIGAIPVQELKARTIVEALEPIKARGALETVRRLVQRINEIMIYAVNTGLIDANPASGVGMAFERPKKQNMPTLRPEELPKLMRSLVMSNLSVPTRCLIEWQLLTLVRPSEASGARWEEIDLDAKLWTIPAERMKGKREHVVPLSPQALYILDVMKAISAHREHVFPSRNDPKQAMNSQTANAALKRIGYGGKLVAHGLRSIASTALNEAGFNADVIEAALAHTDKNEVRRAYNRSIYLEQRKDLMSWWGVFVNKTNK encoded by the coding sequence ATGGCGCGCATCACACGCCCCCTAACTAACGACGAAATTCTAAAAACTAAACCCCGCGATAAAGACTTCACACTTCATGATGGTGATGGTCTGTTCTTACTCGTCAAAACCTCCGGTAAAAAACTCTGGCGCTTCCGTTATCAACGACCGGGAAGCAGCAGCCGAACAAATTTGAGCCTCGGCTCATACCCTGCCCTTACACTCGCAGCAGCTCGTCAGATACGCGACCAGCATTTAACTACTCTTGCGCATGGTACCGATCCCCAGCAGCAGGAAGAGCAAGTCTCTGAGCAGCGGCAGATTGAGTTGGACAGTATTTTCTCGACCGTGGCCGCCAACTGGTTTCAGCTCAAGAGTAAAAGCGTCACAGAGGATTATGCGAAAGATATTTGGCGTTCATTAGACAAAGATGTTTTCCCAGCTATCGGCGCAATACCTGTTCAGGAACTCAAAGCCAGAACAATTGTTGAAGCACTGGAGCCAATCAAAGCACGTGGGGCATTGGAGACAGTTCGACGTTTAGTGCAGCGAATTAACGAAATCATGATTTACGCCGTCAACACCGGCCTGATTGATGCTAATCCGGCATCAGGTGTTGGTATGGCTTTTGAAAGACCCAAAAAGCAAAATATGCCTACGCTGCGGCCAGAAGAATTGCCAAAGTTGATGCGTTCTTTGGTTATGTCGAACCTGTCTGTACCGACTCGCTGCCTGATTGAGTGGCAGCTCCTGACTCTTGTTCGCCCTTCTGAGGCCTCTGGTGCTCGGTGGGAAGAAATCGATCTCGATGCCAAGCTTTGGACAATTCCAGCTGAACGGATGAAGGGCAAACGCGAGCACGTTGTTCCTTTATCTCCTCAGGCGCTATATATATTGGATGTGATGAAGGCTATCAGTGCTCACCGGGAGCATGTTTTTCCAAGTAGAAATGATCCAAAGCAAGCAATGAACAGCCAAACGGCTAATGCAGCATTGAAGCGTATCGGATATGGAGGCAAGCTAGTCGCACATGGTTTACGTTCAATAGCAAGCACAGCTCTGAATGAAGCGGGTTTTAACGCAGATGTTATTGAAGCTGCCTTGGCGCATACAGATAAAAATGAAGTTAGAAGGGCATATAATCGTTCAATCTATTTAGAGCAGCGAAAAGATTTAATGTCTTGGTGGGGTGTTTTTGTGAATAAAACTAATAAATAA
- a CDS encoding phage polarity suppression protein, whose product MTTLTLQKAFEASQANKSAWLQRRDELKQAEQAYREQLAGSGHSGRSLQTLREIIEVKKWEINQAAGRYIRSHEEVQRISIRDRLNDFMQAHGAELAAALAPELMNYSGQHSAVQRCAMQHSLDYLREALQLWLSAGEKINYSAQDNDILTAIGFRPDAASRDDNREKFTPAQNLNYTRRRAELAVQ is encoded by the coding sequence GTGACCACACTGACGCTACAGAAAGCCTTTGAGGCCAGCCAGGCAAATAAATCCGCCTGGCTGCAACGCCGGGATGAACTGAAGCAGGCCGAACAGGCATACCGCGAACAGCTTGCCGGCAGCGGCCACAGCGGCCGGAGCCTGCAAACGCTGCGTGAGATTATCGAGGTGAAAAAGTGGGAAATAAATCAGGCTGCCGGGCGTTATATCCGCTCGCATGAGGAGGTGCAGCGCATCAGCATCCGCGACCGATTAAATGATTTTATGCAGGCGCACGGTGCGGAGCTGGCCGCCGCCCTTGCCCCGGAGCTGATGAATTATTCCGGGCAACATTCCGCCGTTCAGCGCTGCGCCATGCAGCACTCGCTCGATTATCTGCGCGAGGCGCTACAGCTCTGGCTGTCCGCTGGTGAAAAAATTAATTATTCGGCGCAGGATAATGACATTTTAACTGCCATCGGATTCAGGCCTGACGCGGCTTCGCGCGATGATAATCGTGAAAAATTCACACCCGCACAGAACCTGAATTACACCCGCCGCCGTGCAGAACTGGCCGTGCAGTAG
- a CDS encoding ogr/Delta-like zinc finger family protein: MFHCPFCKTSAHSRTSRYLSDNVKQRYHQCMNIECSATFRTLESIDGVIRSPVTEPVIPVPAPAATVNRAGA, translated from the coding sequence ATGTTTCACTGTCCGTTCTGCAAAACTAGCGCGCATTCCCGCACCAGTCGGTATTTGTCAGATAACGTCAAACAGCGCTATCACCAGTGCATGAACATCGAGTGCTCGGCCACGTTCCGCACGCTTGAATCCATCGACGGGGTTATTCGTTCACCGGTGACAGAGCCGGTCATCCCGGTACCCGCACCGGCGGCCACCGTTAACCGTGCCGGTGCGTGA
- a CDS encoding RNA polymerase sigma factor, whose protein sequence is MEEKHIATSEVRQQLAAHLPRLWRYGLVLSRNRDIAEELVQSTCVRALERSSQYTPGTRIDRWLFAILHSIWISELRARHVRQGQGFVASDELLAPDTREQDETRLHYMKVMQRVNALPEAQRNAVFLVYVEGFTYQEAADTLAVPVGTVMSRLATARARLARSADALPPVKEKRS, encoded by the coding sequence GTGGAGGAAAAACACATCGCTACCAGTGAGGTTCGTCAACAGTTAGCCGCACACCTGCCGCGCCTCTGGCGCTATGGGCTGGTGCTGTCGCGAAACAGGGATATCGCCGAAGAGCTGGTTCAGTCCACCTGCGTGCGTGCGCTTGAAAGGAGCAGCCAGTATACGCCGGGCACGCGCATCGACAGGTGGCTGTTCGCGATACTGCACTCCATCTGGATCTCTGAGCTTCGGGCACGACACGTGCGTCAGGGGCAGGGATTTGTGGCCAGCGACGAGCTTCTGGCGCCGGACACCCGCGAACAGGATGAGACGCGCCTGCATTACATGAAGGTGATGCAGCGCGTCAACGCGCTGCCTGAAGCCCAGCGCAACGCGGTATTTTTGGTTTATGTCGAAGGCTTTACCTACCAGGAGGCGGCGGACACTCTTGCGGTGCCTGTCGGTACCGTGATGAGCCGGCTGGCGACGGCGCGGGCTCGGCTTGCCAGATCCGCTGACGCACTGCCTCCGGTAAAGGAGAAACGCTCTTGA
- a CDS encoding anti-sigma factor family protein, which yields MNSHRFAPPYNDDAIVAWIDGEMCRADAQQFEEQLKSDERLSGRTAELMKSSQDFAGAFAPLLDEAPLEAMQARLAALPDPQSSTPAGVSRRALIAASASFLMVGSGLGYLLRPASAPADENAHIRDLEAQYMSLYSVETLLDMDSATPVLQRGLERASQDIGIKLHMSQLVLQGAELKMVRMLRYETTSIAQIAWINADYGPMALCISPVDEKTMASLRQEQRHGMNLAWWQEAGYQFVLIGRNPPSHLRGNAEQLQRLISG from the coding sequence TTGAACTCGCACCGTTTTGCACCGCCCTATAACGACGACGCTATCGTGGCATGGATAGATGGCGAGATGTGCCGCGCCGACGCGCAGCAATTTGAAGAACAGTTGAAAAGTGACGAACGCCTCTCCGGGCGAACCGCCGAACTGATGAAAAGCAGCCAGGATTTCGCCGGGGCGTTTGCCCCCCTGCTGGATGAGGCACCTCTGGAGGCAATGCAGGCGCGTCTGGCGGCACTTCCCGATCCACAATCCTCCACGCCGGCTGGCGTCAGCAGGCGGGCGCTGATCGCCGCGTCGGCCAGCTTTTTGATGGTCGGATCCGGGCTGGGCTACCTGCTGCGGCCCGCTTCCGCGCCAGCGGATGAGAACGCCCATATTCGCGACCTCGAAGCGCAATATATGTCCCTGTACAGCGTTGAGACGCTGCTGGATATGGACAGCGCAACGCCGGTCCTGCAGCGCGGGCTGGAACGAGCCTCGCAGGACATCGGCATCAAGCTGCACATGTCGCAGCTTGTCCTGCAGGGGGCAGAACTGAAAATGGTGCGAATGCTGCGCTATGAAACCACCTCGATCGCGCAGATTGCCTGGATTAACGCCGACTACGGCCCGATGGCGCTCTGTATCTCTCCTGTAGATGAGAAGACTATGGCCTCTCTGCGCCAGGAGCAGCGGCACGGCATGAACCTGGCGTGGTGGCAGGAGGCGGGCTACCAGTTTGTCCTGATTGGCCGCAACCCGCCGTCTCACCTGCGGGGAAACGCGGAGCAGCTACAGCGCCTCATCTCAGGATGA
- a CDS encoding ATP-binding protein, with protein MQFIIGYVTAVRGTSVRAIVHPNLYQTTYIYDGRLYRGVAINEFIVIKKGYHDIIGKIEGEEIIEKKNFDNTQPNNEKFDRFVDIKIIGYISGNKFHSGIKYLPMIQDELHLIYDEIISTIYSFEGKIDAKKILIGKSLLEEIPIHIPINGIFNSHIGIFGNTGSGKSNSLAKIYSELFSCVGDKLFNKSTFVFIDFNGEYKPIHNQFKDKSNYIELDTHLKNGNQKLKIKKSEYWDPELLSVLFSATEKTQKPFLNILVRNRLKYGDELNDYFHDTIKIMFGQNQHRETISVLRSIINIINPEKSKEINSELSEFSWFSRGENNKYYRNGTFLNTPDEYLAHLPTLASTNIDITTLSPFQQITVRATLQLIKSVSRNYVQYEHISPLISKINSSSSSLEKVIEIIDDIELETKPLLFISLKNCNQETKKSIPMLIAKCSFLEHKKKDTSQNSFHLIVDEAHNILSETSNRESETWKDYRLELFEEIIKEGRKFAYFVTIASQRPADISTTIISQIHNYFLHRLVNENDLFLLKNSISNLDSSSRGLVPILPSGACVVSGTAFHTPMIIQIQRLPSELAPESDTIDLDSFW; from the coding sequence ATGCAGTTTATAATCGGGTATGTCACAGCTGTAAGAGGAACCTCCGTCCGTGCAATCGTACATCCAAACCTGTATCAGACTACATATATATATGATGGAAGATTATACCGTGGTGTTGCTATAAATGAATTTATAGTCATAAAAAAAGGGTATCACGATATTATCGGAAAAATTGAGGGTGAAGAAATCATCGAAAAGAAAAACTTTGACAACACACAACCCAACAATGAAAAGTTTGATAGATTTGTAGATATTAAAATCATCGGTTATATTTCAGGAAATAAATTTCACTCGGGTATAAAATACCTACCAATGATTCAGGATGAATTACACCTCATATATGACGAAATTATATCCACAATATATTCTTTCGAAGGCAAGATAGATGCTAAAAAAATATTAATTGGCAAATCACTCTTAGAAGAAATACCTATTCACATCCCAATAAACGGCATATTCAATTCACACATCGGAATATTTGGAAATACAGGAAGTGGTAAATCCAATTCTTTAGCAAAAATATATAGTGAGCTTTTCTCTTGTGTGGGAGATAAATTATTCAATAAATCCACCTTTGTATTTATTGACTTCAACGGTGAATATAAACCCATTCACAATCAGTTCAAAGACAAGAGTAATTATATTGAACTTGACACTCATTTAAAGAATGGAAATCAAAAGTTAAAAATCAAAAAATCAGAGTATTGGGACCCAGAATTACTTTCAGTCCTATTTTCTGCCACAGAAAAAACTCAAAAACCATTTCTAAATATACTTGTTAGAAACAGACTCAAGTATGGCGATGAACTCAATGATTATTTTCATGACACCATAAAAATAATGTTTGGTCAAAATCAACACCGAGAAACAATTAGTGTACTTCGTTCAATAATTAACATTATCAATCCTGAAAAATCTAAAGAAATAAACTCTGAATTATCTGAGTTCAGTTGGTTCTCAAGAGGGGAAAACAACAAATATTATAGAAATGGTACATTTCTCAACACTCCAGATGAATATCTTGCTCACCTACCTACTCTTGCAAGTACCAATATCGACATCACAACATTATCGCCTTTTCAGCAAATAACTGTTAGGGCAACCCTTCAATTAATAAAATCCGTATCTAGGAACTATGTACAATATGAGCATATAAGCCCATTAATTAGCAAAATAAACTCCTCAAGCAGTTCACTTGAAAAAGTGATTGAAATAATTGATGATATTGAGCTTGAAACCAAACCATTATTATTTATATCATTAAAGAATTGTAACCAAGAAACGAAAAAATCGATTCCAATGTTGATTGCAAAATGTTCTTTTTTGGAACATAAGAAAAAAGACACATCGCAAAACAGCTTTCACCTGATTGTTGATGAGGCTCATAACATATTATCGGAGACATCTAATAGAGAATCCGAGACCTGGAAAGATTACCGATTAGAACTGTTTGAAGAAATAATAAAGGAAGGCCGGAAATTTGCTTATTTTGTCACGATTGCAAGCCAGAGACCAGCAGACATATCAACAACAATAATATCTCAAATACATAATTATTTTCTCCACCGCTTAGTTAACGAAAATGATTTATTCTTACTCAAAAACTCTATAAGCAATCTTGATAGTTCTTCGCGCGGCTTAGTTCCTATACTGCCATCTGGTGCCTGTGTAGTATCGGGCACAGCATTTCATACTCCGATGATCATACAAATCCAGCGTCTACCTTCAGAATTAGCACCTGAAAGCGATACTATTGATCTGGACTCATTTTGGTAA